From the genome of Paenibacillus sp. JQZ6Y-1, one region includes:
- a CDS encoding DMT family transporter — protein sequence MNTLTPMKRLALIASLVFLWGISWSIYKVALAYTPPVLFAGLRTLIGGLLLMIIMLPRRRLIRWKQNWRAYAISGLLNVALFYGLQTVGLMYLPSGLFSVLVYLQPVLVGLFAWMWLGESMSWRKVIGLLLGFAGVISVSAGGFSGHVAVVGVVLALVTALSWALGTVFIKKANQTTDALWMVAFQCTLGGALLTAAGSATEQWSDITWNAPYLFGLIFGIIFGIALSWMIYFTLVGAGDASKVASYTFLVPLLSVFIGTLLLHEPFTWFLLLGLVLIGISIYLVNRKPRRAPVMVGTDG from the coding sequence TTGAATACATTAACACCAATGAAACGGTTGGCGCTGATTGCGTCGCTGGTTTTTTTATGGGGCATTTCATGGTCGATTTATAAGGTGGCGCTTGCCTATACACCGCCGGTGCTGTTTGCCGGGCTTCGTACACTGATCGGCGGATTGCTGCTCATGATCATTATGCTGCCGCGCAGACGGCTTATTCGCTGGAAGCAAAACTGGCGTGCTTATGCGATTTCGGGCTTGCTGAATGTGGCATTATTTTATGGATTGCAGACGGTTGGCTTGATGTATCTGCCATCCGGGCTGTTCTCGGTGCTGGTTTATTTGCAGCCAGTGCTAGTCGGGTTGTTCGCTTGGATGTGGCTGGGTGAGTCCATGTCATGGCGCAAAGTGATCGGATTGCTGCTGGGCTTTGCGGGGGTTATCTCGGTTAGTGCGGGCGGATTCTCCGGTCATGTTGCTGTCGTTGGCGTGGTGCTAGCTCTGGTAACAGCACTAAGCTGGGCGCTCGGAACTGTATTTATCAAAAAAGCGAATCAGACCACTGATGCACTGTGGATGGTCGCCTTCCAATGTACCTTAGGTGGCGCACTGCTGACTGCCGCAGGCTCCGCTACTGAACAATGGTCGGATATTACGTGGAATGCACCGTACTTGTTCGGGCTGATCTTCGGTATTATTTTCGGAATTGCGCTGTCGTGGATGATCTACTTCACGCTGGTTGGTGCTGGCGATGCGAGCAAAGTCGCTTCGTATACATTCCTTGTGCCGCTGTTATCGGTATTCATCGGTACCCTTTTACTGCATGAGCCATTTACATGGTTCCTGCTGCTGGGTCTGGTACTGATCGGAATTAGCATCTATCTGGTCAATCGCAAACCGCGTCGTGCGCCTGTGATGGTTGGTACTGACGGGTAG
- a CDS encoding universal stress protein, producing MHEEKIMVGVHYNLNGERLIRRGIRLAQLLQAPLIVLSILDEPVSELDMEDQNYYNSWKKLTEEAGGTFMVVQREGRDLAEAIAMAAHRSQVTQLIIGQSVRSFWEEMTGGSLINDLLEHLGAIDLHIVAVQRMKANLEETHEDGVEVDVIHTPKGYQIRYETDKPIVAEGVFFKKMHTDFENGLLKLHIDGEYQYLKVSKGTLVDAEPLERMLDMQD from the coding sequence ATGCACGAAGAAAAGATCATGGTCGGTGTACACTACAATCTGAATGGGGAACGGCTGATTCGGCGCGGCATCCGGCTCGCCCAGCTGCTTCAGGCACCACTGATCGTACTGAGTATACTGGATGAACCCGTGAGCGAACTGGATATGGAAGACCAGAATTACTACAACAGCTGGAAAAAGCTGACCGAAGAAGCAGGCGGTACTTTTATGGTCGTGCAGCGCGAAGGACGCGATCTGGCAGAGGCGATCGCCATGGCAGCACACCGCAGTCAGGTGACACAGCTTATTATCGGGCAATCGGTACGTTCCTTTTGGGAGGAAATGACTGGCGGCTCGCTGATCAATGACCTGCTGGAGCATCTGGGCGCCATCGATCTGCATATTGTGGCGGTACAGCGGATGAAAGCCAATTTGGAAGAAACACATGAGGATGGCGTGGAAGTGGATGTGATTCACACACCAAAAGGCTACCAGATTCGTTACGAAACCGACAAACCCATTGTGGCGGAAGGTGTCTTTTTTAAGAAGATGCATACGGATTTTGAAAATGGGCTGCTAAAGCTGCATATCGATGGAGAATATCAGTATTTGAAGGTATCGAAGGGTACATTGGTCGATGCCGAGCCGCTGGAACGGATGCTAGATATGCAGGATTAA
- a CDS encoding GNAT family N-acetyltransferase, translating to MNINPELEPMMEHKLDVELCPATDKHIICNMYPFYLYDMSEIWDRTPNQYGVFEEDECCATLAQQSDVFKIWWQHPGVLFPFLLRVDGIPAGFALVSTPPYIPHGEQAQYFLHEFFLMRSFRGKGLAQRAATHVFEQFKGSWALHTNATGRNMHTRRFWRQLLTDYTNYKYDEEPLETPEQDQLLAYRFHNA from the coding sequence ATGAATATCAATCCAGAACTTGAACCTATGATGGAACATAAGCTGGACGTAGAGCTTTGCCCTGCGACAGATAAGCATATTATTTGCAATATGTATCCTTTTTATTTGTATGACATGTCGGAAATCTGGGATCGCACACCGAACCAATATGGCGTATTTGAGGAAGACGAATGCTGCGCAACACTGGCTCAGCAAAGTGACGTCTTCAAAATCTGGTGGCAGCATCCGGGCGTTCTGTTTCCGTTTCTACTGCGCGTAGATGGCATTCCGGCAGGCTTTGCGCTCGTATCCACACCGCCGTACATTCCGCACGGGGAGCAGGCACAGTATTTTTTGCATGAGTTTTTCCTCATGCGTTCCTTCCGTGGTAAAGGGCTGGCGCAGCGGGCGGCGACGCATGTGTTTGAACAGTTTAAAGGCAGCTGGGCGCTGCATACGAATGCAACGGGACGCAATATGCACACTCGACGTTTTTGGCGTCAATTGCTGACCGATTACACCAATTACAAATATGACGAGGAGCCGCTCGAAACGCCAGAGCAGGATCAATTGCTGGCTTATCGCTTCCACAATGCTTGA
- a CDS encoding DUF4153 domain-containing protein, producing the protein MYEKLIVTPRRAGIVLGTAFALAAIHQYLFYDHLYGISYPIFVILFYLYMYTYAGDRLRRGSWFSRLLTTAILLLSLTYGLFADGFFYVLNMLVVPGLIFGHMAYMLSDRRPNWARMSIIYAAMDHLLLQLPAHLPTPLRMLYQRAARRMQQQHKRLLGKILLGLLCAVPLLLIIIGLLSSADGMFQQMLIHVPNWLPHLSFTEGTLRLLWIVIIGFMLFAYIWGFIKPYRHEPVKHAPVTEPAASPADETVVTTEIQPSVAPMSNPVPQAPPFVMPRLDPVILATVLIAINLVYLLFVSLQFSYLFGAGQGYLPDGSTYAEYARSGFGELVLVTGLNFVILLSALYGSGEAGAGLRMLTRFLLLILVICSAVMLCSAFMRLLLYEQAYGYTVIRFLVHAFMLFLGVLLVLAGLRIYIPRLPLIHCYIVFGLVAYVLVNYIGMDHIITERNMQRYEQTGELDQEYLLTLSPAAIPMLLRFSYEHQLPELRKRLHTDNEYLLTGDAAWQEFNWDTYRAIRQLRLDRPL; encoded by the coding sequence ATGTATGAAAAGCTGATTGTGACGCCGCGACGAGCGGGCATCGTGTTAGGTACGGCGTTTGCGCTGGCGGCGATTCATCAGTATTTGTTTTACGATCATTTGTATGGCATATCGTATCCGATATTTGTGATTTTATTTTACTTGTATATGTATACCTATGCTGGCGATCGATTACGGCGTGGCTCTTGGTTTAGCCGTTTGTTGACTACGGCGATCTTATTGCTGTCATTGACGTATGGATTGTTTGCCGATGGATTTTTCTATGTATTGAATATGCTTGTTGTGCCGGGGCTGATTTTTGGTCATATGGCGTATATGCTCAGTGATCGCCGTCCGAATTGGGCACGAATGTCGATCATCTATGCAGCAATGGATCATCTGCTGCTGCAATTGCCAGCTCATCTGCCTACACCGCTGCGCATGCTGTATCAGCGGGCGGCACGTCGTATGCAGCAACAGCATAAGCGGCTATTAGGCAAAATTTTGCTGGGCTTGCTGTGTGCGGTTCCGCTGTTGTTGATCATCATCGGTCTGCTGTCTTCGGCAGATGGGATGTTTCAGCAAATGCTCATTCACGTGCCGAATTGGCTGCCGCATCTTTCCTTTACCGAGGGAACACTGCGCTTGTTATGGATCGTGATCATAGGCTTTATGCTATTCGCGTATATATGGGGATTTATTAAACCGTATCGTCATGAGCCGGTGAAACATGCGCCTGTGACAGAACCAGCAGCATCTCCTGCTGACGAAACTGTCGTAACTACCGAAATACAGCCATCCGTAGCTCCTATGTCCAATCCTGTACCGCAGGCACCGCCTTTTGTTATGCCGCGATTGGACCCGGTTATACTGGCAACCGTGTTGATAGCGATCAATTTGGTGTATCTGCTGTTCGTTAGTTTGCAATTCTCCTATCTGTTCGGTGCGGGGCAAGGGTATTTGCCGGATGGAAGCACGTATGCTGAATATGCTCGCAGTGGTTTTGGTGAACTGGTACTGGTGACTGGCTTGAACTTTGTGATCTTGTTATCGGCATTGTATGGCAGTGGGGAAGCAGGTGCAGGCTTGCGTATGCTGACCCGATTTTTACTGCTAATTCTGGTGATCTGCTCGGCGGTTATGCTGTGTTCGGCATTTATGCGGCTGCTGCTATATGAACAGGCGTATGGGTATACGGTGATTCGTTTTCTGGTGCATGCCTTTATGCTGTTTCTGGGCGTATTGCTTGTGCTGGCAGGGCTACGCATCTATATCCCGCGCTTGCCGCTTATTCACTGCTATATCGTGTTCGGTCTAGTTGCCTATGTGCTGGTCAATTATATCGGCATGGATCATATCATTACCGAGCGCAATATGCAGCGGTATGAACAGACGGGCGAGCTGGATCAGGAGTATTTACTTACCTTATCCCCAGCAGCGATTCCAATGTTACTGCGCTTTAGCTATGAACATCAATTGCCAGAGCTGCGGAAGCGACTGCATACCGATAACGAATATTTGCTGACTGGCGATGCTGCTTGGCAGGAGTTTAATTGGGATACTTACCGTGCGATTCGACAATTGCGATTGGATCGTCCGTTATAA
- a CDS encoding oxidoreductase, with the protein MTDKVALIAGATGLVGSALMSILQKAPEYRQIIVLVRNHVPEWESMKRVNQVVVDYEHLEDHLDLLVADDVYCCLGTTIKKAGTQDNMYRIDVTYPLTLAQLAKRQGATQLLLVSAMGADHTSKIFYNRIKGELEQKLAGLDYPSFSAARPSLLLGERQEFRAGERIGAVLARALSPLMGGALAKYKAIPAETVARALYRIASKEQRGVHVYHSDRLHELGAVSDSAPERVTS; encoded by the coding sequence ATGACCGATAAAGTAGCACTCATTGCCGGAGCAACCGGATTGGTAGGCAGCGCGCTGATGTCTATTTTGCAAAAGGCGCCGGAATACCGGCAAATCATCGTTCTTGTACGAAACCATGTACCAGAATGGGAAAGCATGAAGCGGGTGAATCAGGTTGTCGTAGATTACGAACACTTAGAAGATCATCTGGATCTGCTGGTTGCCGATGATGTGTACTGCTGTCTGGGCACTACGATCAAAAAAGCCGGTACACAGGATAACATGTACCGGATCGATGTTACTTATCCGCTGACATTGGCGCAGCTGGCGAAGCGGCAGGGGGCTACCCAGTTGCTGCTGGTCAGCGCGATGGGTGCAGACCATACATCCAAAATCTTTTACAACCGGATCAAAGGAGAACTGGAGCAAAAGCTGGCTGGGCTGGATTATCCGTCTTTCTCTGCGGCACGCCCTTCGCTGCTGCTTGGCGAGCGTCAGGAATTCCGCGCAGGGGAACGTATTGGTGCCGTGCTTGCTAGAGCATTATCCCCGCTTATGGGCGGCGCGTTAGCCAAGTACAAGGCGATTCCTGCGGAAACCGTAGCGCGTGCGCTTTACCGGATAGCCAGCAAGGAACAGCGCGGGGTGCATGTGTACCACTCAGACCGTCTACATGAGCTGGGCGCTGTCTCTGATTCTGCACCGGAGCGAGTGACTTCCTGA